From the genome of Candidatus Electrothrix communis, one region includes:
- a CDS encoding AI-2E family transporter codes for MIKHQNVNKIILLIMVTAISALFLTMIRQFLMAIFMAGLFSAMSTPVHRWLKPRLNNRENLASTLIIIAIVCLILVPLALLISVVISQAVHVGQSVSPWIDSFVEEPGILSEHISKIPYYEVLLPYRDMILEKAGEIVGTFTNLLINSLTSLTKITINALFNIVIMLYVMFYFLSMGEVLLKKILYYLPMAHEDEERLLLRFTSVTGATMKSTFIIGILQGGLCGFAFFLAGIQGAVFWGTVMAVLSIIPAVGTAVVWVPALAILAIKGDFFGVILLAIICGAVAGNLDNLLRPRLVGKDTEMHDLFVLFGTLGGIALFGVLGIIIGPIISALFITIWEIYGDAFHEYLPEVGSLRTEQVEPEEQKNEEVLPEE; via the coding sequence ATGATTAAACACCAAAATGTCAACAAGATAATACTCCTGATCATGGTAACGGCAATATCTGCCCTGTTCCTGACTATGATCCGGCAATTTCTCATGGCTATCTTCATGGCCGGGCTATTTTCCGCCATGAGCACTCCCGTTCACAGGTGGCTGAAACCACGCCTGAATAACCGGGAAAATCTAGCCTCCACGCTTATTATTATCGCTATTGTCTGCCTGATCCTGGTTCCACTGGCCCTTCTCATCAGTGTGGTGATCAGCCAGGCCGTCCATGTGGGACAATCAGTCAGTCCTTGGATAGACTCCTTTGTGGAAGAACCGGGAATTCTTTCAGAACACATCAGCAAAATACCTTATTACGAGGTTCTCCTCCCCTACCGAGACATGATCCTGGAAAAAGCTGGAGAGATCGTTGGCACATTCACCAACCTGCTCATTAACTCTCTTACCTCTCTCACTAAAATAACGATCAATGCCCTGTTTAATATTGTCATCATGCTGTATGTGATGTTTTACTTTCTGAGCATGGGCGAAGTTCTGTTGAAGAAAATATTATATTACCTGCCCATGGCACATGAAGATGAAGAGCGCCTTCTTCTCCGTTTCACCTCTGTGACCGGAGCAACCATGAAATCAACCTTTATCATCGGTATCCTCCAGGGCGGACTCTGCGGTTTTGCTTTTTTTCTGGCAGGAATACAGGGGGCTGTGTTCTGGGGAACCGTTATGGCGGTGCTCTCTATTATTCCGGCGGTAGGAACAGCTGTGGTCTGGGTACCGGCGCTGGCTATCCTGGCCATAAAGGGTGATTTTTTCGGGGTGATTCTTCTCGCTATTATTTGCGGTGCAGTGGCAGGCAACCTGGACAATCTGCTCCGTCCCAGATTAGTCGGCAAAGATACAGAGATGCATGATCTTTTTGTTCTCTTCGGCACCCTCGGCGGCATTGCCCTGTTCGGGGTGCTCGGTATTATTATAGGGCCAATCATTTCGGCTCTCTTTATAACGATCTGGGAAATCTACGGCGATGCTTTCCATGAATATCTTCCGGAAGTCGGCTCATTACGTACAGAGCAGGTAGAGCCGGAAGAGCAGAAGAATGAAGAAGTTCTACCTGAAGAATAA
- a CDS encoding C-GCAxxG-C-C family protein, with translation MDQNSYPKERKEMADKAVQLFADGFHCSQAVLCACAELFRDEPPSPEVVAAMAPFAGGMGSSGQVCGALSGALATIGFTLGKTTAQQENHKQMCSVSYAMIHKFTEITKPHGSIQCADIAQVDWKDQDAVQNFRKNPDSTRKNCVRVVRETSNALYDLITDKLQASS, from the coding sequence ATGGATCAAAATAGTTACCCGAAAGAACGAAAAGAAATGGCGGATAAAGCAGTGCAACTTTTTGCAGACGGGTTCCATTGCAGTCAGGCTGTCCTCTGCGCCTGCGCAGAACTTTTCAGGGACGAACCGCCGTCACCGGAAGTTGTTGCAGCTATGGCACCCTTTGCCGGTGGCATGGGAAGCAGCGGCCAGGTATGTGGAGCCCTTTCCGGCGCATTGGCAACCATCGGTTTTACCCTGGGCAAGACAACTGCTCAGCAAGAAAATCATAAGCAGATGTGTAGCGTAAGCTATGCAATGATCCATAAATTCACTGAAATTACAAAGCCACACGGCAGCATCCAATGTGCCGATATAGCCCAAGTGGACTGGAAGGATCAAGACGCTGTACAAAACTTTCGAAAAAACCCAGACAGCACACGAAAAAATTGTGTTAGGGTTGTTCGAGAAACCAGCAACGCCCTGTACGATCTGATCACGGATAAACTTCAGGCAAGCTCATAA
- the mce gene encoding methylmalonyl-CoA epimerase has protein sequence MLKKIDHIGIAVHSISQARIFYEQALGLHCEQIEEVPSQQVRTAFFSLGETKIELLEPMNEDGPIAKFLQRQGEGVHHIAYRSDNAAAQLEKAEKAGCRLINTTPIAGAGGKQIGFLHPKSTHGVLTELCSTQQLPE, from the coding sequence ATGCTGAAAAAAATTGACCACATAGGCATAGCTGTCCACTCCATATCCCAAGCCCGTATTTTTTACGAACAGGCCTTGGGTCTGCATTGCGAACAGATTGAAGAAGTCCCTTCTCAACAGGTACGCACAGCCTTTTTCTCTCTCGGTGAAACCAAAATCGAACTGCTTGAGCCCATGAACGAGGACGGACCCATAGCAAAATTTTTGCAACGCCAAGGTGAAGGGGTGCATCATATTGCTTATCGCAGCGATAATGCAGCTGCCCAGCTCGAAAAAGCAGAAAAGGCGGGTTGCCGATTAATTAACACGACACCAATTGCTGGGGCTGGCGGTAAACAGATAGGCTTTCTCCACCCCAAATCTACCCACGGCGTGTTGACGGAACTCTGTTCAACACAACAGCTCCCGGAGTGA
- a CDS encoding acyl-CoA carboxylase subunit beta produces the protein MQDIIDQLDAKREAARLGGGQQRINKQHAQGKLTARERIELFLDADSFEEWDMFVEHRCADFGMADQRVPGDGVVTGYGTVCGRLVFVYSQDFTVFGGSLSAAHAEKICKIMDHAIKVGAPVIGLNDSGGARIQEGVEALAGYADVFQRNVLASGVIPQLSMIMGPCAGGAVYSPAMTDFIFMVKNTSYMFVTGPDVVKTVTHEVVTAEELGGAATHTARSGVADLAFENGIEALLMLRRFLNFLPSNNREAPPVWPCNDTPERTEISLDSLIPNDPNKPYDMRELITKVVDEYDFFELQPDFAANIIIGMARMQGSTVGIVANQPMVLAGCLDISSSRKAARFVRFCDAFNIPLITFVDVPGFMPGTSQEYGGIIKHGAKLLYAYAEATVPKVTVITRKAYGGAYDVMSSKHLRGDVNFAWPSAEIAVMGPKGAVEIIFRADSGDSEMVKERTAEYTARFANPFVAGSRGFIDDVIMPHHTRTRICRSLAMLRNKKLENPWRKHGNIPL, from the coding sequence ATGCAGGACATTATTGATCAACTTGATGCAAAACGCGAAGCAGCCCGTCTGGGCGGTGGTCAGCAACGAATTAACAAGCAACACGCCCAAGGAAAGCTTACCGCACGGGAACGCATTGAACTCTTCCTCGATGCAGACAGTTTTGAAGAATGGGACATGTTTGTCGAGCACCGATGTGCGGATTTCGGTATGGCAGATCAACGAGTCCCTGGGGACGGTGTCGTCACCGGGTACGGCACGGTATGCGGTCGTTTGGTTTTTGTCTACAGCCAAGATTTCACCGTGTTTGGGGGTTCGCTGTCCGCAGCTCATGCTGAGAAAATCTGCAAAATTATGGATCACGCCATCAAGGTCGGTGCTCCGGTCATCGGCCTGAATGATTCAGGAGGAGCACGTATCCAAGAGGGGGTTGAGGCTCTTGCCGGTTATGCAGATGTGTTTCAACGCAATGTGCTGGCCTCCGGGGTGATTCCCCAGCTCTCCATGATCATGGGGCCCTGTGCGGGCGGCGCGGTGTACTCTCCGGCAATGACCGATTTCATCTTCATGGTCAAAAACACCTCCTATATGTTTGTCACTGGACCGGATGTGGTCAAAACCGTCACCCATGAGGTAGTGACGGCTGAAGAGTTAGGCGGGGCCGCCACCCATACAGCCCGTTCCGGCGTAGCGGACCTGGCCTTTGAAAACGGTATCGAGGCCCTGCTTATGTTGCGCAGGTTTCTCAATTTTCTTCCCTCGAATAACCGAGAAGCCCCTCCGGTCTGGCCCTGCAATGATACACCGGAGCGGACCGAAATCTCTCTGGACAGCCTCATTCCAAACGACCCCAACAAACCCTATGATATGCGAGAACTCATCACCAAGGTGGTTGATGAGTATGATTTTTTTGAATTACAGCCTGATTTTGCCGCCAATATCATTATCGGCATGGCCCGAATGCAGGGCTCAACAGTGGGCATAGTGGCCAATCAGCCTATGGTATTGGCAGGTTGTCTGGATATATCTTCATCACGCAAGGCGGCCCGCTTTGTCCGTTTCTGCGATGCCTTTAACATTCCGCTGATCACCTTTGTTGATGTTCCCGGTTTCATGCCCGGAACATCTCAGGAATACGGAGGAATCATCAAGCACGGAGCCAAGCTCCTCTACGCCTATGCCGAGGCGACCGTGCCCAAGGTTACGGTCATCACCCGCAAGGCCTATGGCGGAGCCTACGACGTGATGAGCTCCAAGCATCTCCGGGGAGATGTCAACTTTGCCTGGCCCAGCGCTGAAATCGCGGTGATGGGTCCCAAAGGCGCTGTTGAGATTATCTTCCGGGCAGACAGCGGAGACAGCGAGATGGTTAAGGAGCGCACTGCCGAATACACAGCCCGTTTTGCCAACCCCTTTGTTGCGGGTAGCCGTGGTTTTATTGATGACGTCATCATGCCGCATCATACCCGCACCCGTATCTGCCGCTCCCTGGCCATGCTGCGCAATAAAAAGCTGGAAAATCCTTGGCGCAAGCACGGTAATATACCTTTATAG
- a CDS encoding ATP-binding protein has translation MRKTTLSLAENNARMFWEKDMLYRAWSVFHGGAYVPVSEETAPNPSLQIEHRDVKIGGQEYTLVNPAYMFRKIYETGQGSTTIQGRLTSLKPKRPGNKPTDWEAKALRSFESGSEEFIEIAEIKDNFFLRFMRPVLVEKACLRCHKEEQKNVGGIRGGISIVVPLEDHFALFHDNFNKLWWAFISIWLAGVAIILVMYRIVRETIGTLIQSEKQKSAILDTMDRVGVGLYIIDRAYHIRYANNTMVNWFSCEPDAICYESVHDRKTPCSICYLEQVADRNKTIRYELNFEEKVFDVVATPMTMQDGTPGKLELRLDVTDRKKVEGEQRKAIKLLKAKEVAESATLAKSVFLANMSHEIRTPMNTIIGMSQLALETGLTPEQYNLISKVNMSSVLLLGIINDILDFSRIEAGKMKLETVDFRLQGVLNHLSDIIRIKAEEKGLRLNISGAEDIPQILRGDSLRLGQVLVNLGNNAVKFTQEGHIDISVHFLGLNEGKARLYFSVQDTGIGMSLKEQTRLFQSFSQLDNDVTRQYEGSGLGLAISKKLVNMMGGDIMVESEPGKGSCFHFTLDFEAGKNEEELPEGRTGSAVSIGSMSKLQEEKLQGKKILLVEDNAFNSELATILLRRKNLVVYHAGNGSEALDFLHSKSVDCVLMDIQMPVMDGYTACREIRDRLHLKNLPVIAMTANVMKSDIEKSMEAGMNDHIGKPLHEEEIFATLMKWLVPENIFTSDSEETLPV, from the coding sequence ATGAGAAAGACAACGCTCTCATTGGCTGAGAATAATGCCAGGATGTTCTGGGAAAAGGATATGCTGTACCGCGCATGGAGTGTCTTTCACGGCGGAGCGTATGTGCCTGTTTCAGAGGAAACAGCGCCCAATCCCTCTTTGCAAATTGAGCACCGTGATGTGAAAATCGGCGGACAGGAGTATACCCTGGTTAATCCCGCATATATGTTCAGGAAGATTTATGAGACAGGGCAGGGCAGCACGACAATCCAAGGGCGATTGACAAGTCTTAAGCCGAAGCGCCCGGGTAATAAGCCGACAGACTGGGAAGCAAAGGCACTTCGCTCTTTTGAGTCGGGTAGCGAAGAGTTTATAGAAATTGCTGAAATTAAAGATAATTTTTTTCTTCGCTTCATGCGCCCTGTGCTGGTGGAAAAGGCATGTTTGCGCTGTCATAAAGAGGAACAAAAAAACGTCGGCGGAATCAGGGGAGGGATAAGCATCGTCGTTCCCCTAGAAGATCATTTTGCCTTGTTTCATGATAATTTCAATAAACTTTGGTGGGCCTTCATATCAATCTGGCTTGCCGGTGTTGCTATTATTCTTGTCATGTATCGAATTGTCAGGGAAACGATTGGTACACTCATTCAAAGTGAAAAGCAAAAGAGTGCAATTCTGGACACCATGGACAGAGTTGGTGTCGGTCTGTATATTATTGATAGAGCATATCATATTCGTTACGCAAATAACACGATGGTCAACTGGTTCTCCTGTGAACCTGATGCGATATGTTATGAATCCGTGCATGACAGGAAAACACCCTGTTCCATTTGCTATCTTGAGCAGGTGGCTGATCGGAACAAGACCATACGTTATGAACTCAACTTCGAGGAAAAGGTCTTTGATGTTGTCGCCACCCCCATGACCATGCAGGACGGGACACCAGGGAAACTGGAACTCAGGTTGGATGTAACTGATCGGAAAAAAGTCGAAGGAGAACAGCGCAAGGCCATAAAGCTCCTAAAAGCTAAAGAAGTGGCTGAGTCGGCAACACTGGCCAAGTCAGTTTTTTTGGCCAATATGAGCCATGAAATTCGCACTCCGATGAACACCATTATCGGAATGTCGCAACTAGCTCTTGAGACGGGTCTGACCCCGGAACAGTATAATTTGATCTCCAAAGTTAATATGTCTTCCGTGTTGTTGCTCGGTATTATTAACGATATTCTTGATTTTTCTAGGATAGAAGCTGGGAAAATGAAGTTGGAAACAGTTGATTTTCGTTTGCAAGGTGTGCTGAATCATCTTTCAGATATTATTCGAATTAAGGCAGAGGAAAAGGGCCTGCGCCTGAATATTTCAGGCGCTGAAGATATTCCGCAGATTCTTCGAGGCGACTCGTTGCGCCTTGGTCAGGTGCTGGTCAACCTCGGTAATAATGCTGTCAAGTTCACCCAGGAAGGGCACATCGATATCAGCGTCCATTTTTTGGGGCTGAACGAGGGCAAGGCAAGGCTCTATTTTTCAGTTCAAGATACCGGTATCGGTATGAGCTTGAAAGAACAGACCAGGCTCTTCCAATCATTTAGTCAGCTGGATAACGATGTCACCCGACAATATGAGGGGAGCGGCTTGGGCTTAGCTATCAGTAAAAAACTGGTCAATATGATGGGTGGCGATATTATGGTGGAGAGTGAACCGGGCAAAGGGTCTTGCTTCCATTTTACGCTGGATTTTGAGGCCGGAAAGAATGAAGAAGAACTGCCTGAAGGGCGGACAGGGTCGGCAGTATCCATAGGCAGCATGTCGAAACTGCAAGAAGAGAAACTGCAAGGGAAAAAAATTCTTCTGGTGGAGGATAATGCCTTTAACTCTGAACTGGCGACCATCTTGCTCCGTCGTAAAAACCTGGTTGTTTATCACGCAGGCAACGGCAGCGAAGCTTTAGATTTTCTGCACAGCAAATCGGTTGATTGCGTGTTGATGGATATTCAGATGCCTGTCATGGACGGGTACACAGCCTGTCGGGAAATCCGTGATCGGTTGCATTTGAAGAATCTGCCCGTTATCGCTATGACGGCGAATGTTATGAAAAGTGATATTGAAAAGAGCATGGAAGCAGGTATGAACGACCATATTGGTAAACCACTTCATGAAGAGGAGATTTTCGCTACTTTGATGAAATGGTTGGTACCGGAAAATATCTTTACTTCGGACAGCGAAGAAACGCTGCCTGTATGA
- a CDS encoding ATP-binding protein, which produces MEKTTKALAESNARMFWQKDMLYRSWNVLHGGVYVPVSKDTPPNPSLDIEHRDVMIAGREYTLMNPAYMFRQVAVMGEKVTAIQGRITGFHPKGPENKPNQWEAKALRSLEHGAKEYLNFVQVDDKFFAHFMGPIKAEKACLPCHQEIKDKIGGVAGGISIIVPMENYLVQHKKNVHKLWVAFLAIWFTGIVIICILDNVIRKTINKLKRSEQQNAAILDTMDKIGVGLHIIDQKYRIHYANSTMERWFGYVQGTLCYQSAYKKEAPCSLCSLNQVIEQKSTVLYEFSYHGQTFDVISAPITMQDGTPAKLEVRLDVTDQKRVEQEQRKIAELLKAKELAESATVAKSMFLANMSHEIRTPMNAIIGMSKLVLETELNREQYNLISKVYISSLSLLGIINDILDFSKIEAGNMELEIVDFRLQEVLEHLETLIRIRAEEKRVILSIESADELPDILRGDPLRLGQVLINLGNNAVKFTARGRVDIKVEPVELREDNKDDEDNSVLLHFSVIDTGIGMDDEQIGRVFQSFTQADSSITRQYGGSGLGLVISQRLVEKMGGKILVESEPGKGSCFHFMLPFASGDLEKTRAKEKKEEARNNPEDISLLEGKKVLLVEDNAFNRELATILLKRKKLVVAQAEHGKEALDFLSSEEVDCVLMDIQMPVMDGYTACREIRNQSKFRKLPIIAMTANVMESDVAKSFEAGMNDHIGKPLDEEEVFKTLMRWIL; this is translated from the coding sequence ATGGAAAAAACAACCAAAGCTTTGGCGGAAAGTAATGCCAGGATGTTCTGGCAGAAGGATATGTTGTACCGTTCATGGAATGTACTGCACGGCGGCGTTTATGTGCCTGTTTCGAAGGACACCCCGCCTAATCCCTCTTTAGATATTGAACATCGTGACGTAATGATCGCTGGCCGGGAATACACCTTGATGAACCCGGCATATATGTTCCGGCAGGTTGCCGTGATGGGGGAAAAAGTAACGGCGATACAGGGAAGGATTACAGGCTTTCATCCGAAAGGGCCTGAAAATAAACCGAATCAGTGGGAAGCGAAGGCCCTCCGTTCGCTTGAGCACGGTGCGAAAGAGTATCTCAACTTTGTTCAGGTTGACGATAAATTTTTTGCTCATTTTATGGGGCCTATTAAAGCTGAAAAAGCATGTCTCCCCTGCCATCAGGAAATAAAAGATAAAATTGGTGGTGTTGCTGGCGGAATAAGTATTATCGTTCCGATGGAAAATTATCTTGTGCAGCATAAAAAGAATGTGCATAAGCTCTGGGTCGCTTTCCTGGCAATCTGGTTCACCGGCATTGTTATTATTTGTATTCTGGATAACGTGATTCGAAAAACGATCAATAAACTCAAGCGAAGTGAACAGCAGAACGCAGCTATTCTTGATACGATGGATAAGATCGGGGTCGGTCTGCATATTATCGATCAAAAATATCGTATCCATTATGCCAACAGTACAATGGAGAGATGGTTCGGCTATGTACAAGGCACCTTGTGTTATCAATCTGCCTATAAAAAAGAAGCACCTTGTTCTCTTTGCTCTCTGAATCAGGTGATAGAGCAAAAGAGCACAGTCCTTTATGAATTTTCCTATCATGGACAGACGTTTGATGTTATTTCCGCTCCTATTACCATGCAGGATGGTACTCCTGCAAAGCTGGAAGTCAGGCTTGATGTGACAGATCAAAAGAGGGTTGAGCAAGAACAACGTAAGATTGCTGAACTGCTCAAGGCTAAGGAGTTGGCCGAGTCGGCAACGGTTGCTAAATCCATGTTTTTGGCCAACATGAGTCATGAAATACGCACTCCCATGAATGCTATTATCGGCATGTCAAAACTTGTCCTGGAAACCGAGCTGAACCGGGAACAGTATAATCTTATTTCAAAAGTATATATTTCTTCGTTGTCTTTGCTTGGTATTATTAATGATATTCTTGATTTCTCCAAGATAGAAGCTGGTAATATGGAGCTGGAGATAGTCGATTTCCGTTTGCAGGAGGTCTTGGAGCATCTTGAAACACTCATCCGGATTAGAGCCGAAGAAAAAAGGGTGATTCTCAGCATTGAGAGTGCCGATGAATTGCCTGATATCCTTCGCGGTGATCCCTTACGTTTGGGCCAGGTGCTAATCAATCTTGGGAATAATGCTGTTAAATTCACAGCCCGAGGACGGGTTGATATCAAGGTGGAGCCTGTCGAGCTGCGGGAAGATAATAAGGATGATGAGGATAATTCAGTGTTGCTTCATTTTTCTGTTATTGATACAGGGATAGGTATGGATGATGAACAGATAGGGAGGGTGTTTCAGTCCTTTACCCAGGCTGACAGCAGTATTACCCGTCAATATGGCGGTAGCGGGCTGGGGTTGGTTATCAGTCAGAGATTGGTGGAAAAAATGGGGGGCAAGATTTTAGTGGAGAGTGAGCCAGGCAAGGGATCCTGTTTTCATTTTATGTTGCCTTTTGCATCAGGGGATCTTGAAAAAACAAGAGCAAAAGAGAAGAAAGAGGAAGCTCGAAACAATCCTGAAGATATCTCGCTGTTAGAAGGGAAAAAGGTTCTCCTCGTAGAGGATAATGCCTTTAATCGGGAGCTAGCAACAATTTTGCTCAAGAGAAAGAAGTTGGTTGTCGCCCAGGCGGAACACGGCAAAGAGGCCTTGGATTTTCTCAGCTCCGAAGAGGTTGATTGTGTGTTGATGGATATTCAGATGCCTGTCATGGATGGGTATACTGCCTGCCGTGAAATTCGCAATCAATCGAAATTTAGAAAACTTCCGATTATCGCCATGACAGCAAATGTTATGGAAAGTGATGTGGCAAAAAGTTTTGAGGCCGGTATGAACGATCATATCGGCAAACCTTTGGACGAGGAGGAGGTCTTCAAAACCCTGATGAGGTGGATCCTCTAA
- the mnmG gene encoding tRNA uridine-5-carboxymethylaminomethyl(34) synthesis enzyme MnmG yields MTDFDIAVIGAGHAGCEAALAAARMGCKTLVCIINADTIGAMSCNPAVGGLAKGHLVKEIDALGGEMAKNIDATGIQFRRLNTSKGPAVRSSRAQADRLLYQQRMKTVLEQQENLEIRQTVVDEILTENDRVVGIRTSLDEVIQVRAVVVATGTFLNGLIHIGMKNFPAGRMGDAASTSLAQWYRRIGFEVGRMKTGTVPRLDGKTIDYSLLEPQYSDDPPALFSFANAHKKKPDLPQLPCYITYTNEQTHAVIRNGIGQSPMYSGIIEGIGARYCPSIEDKVMRFPEKGRHQIFLEPEGLDTVEVYPNGIPTSLPLQTQVELVRSIVGLENARIIRPGYAIEYDYIDPLELKPSLETKRVSGLFHAGQINGTSGYEEAAAQGLMAAINAAHLVRDQAPLILDRSQAYIGVLIDDLVTLGTKEPYRLFTSRAEYRLLLREDNADLRLRAIGFQLGLVDEKTYQGFLAKKKAIEQGCARLNTVRLKPVSSVNEGLSALGSTPLTQAMTLTELLRRPELHLKELTPLLAEQAPEFSFSEEELRCQGEIELQIKYAGYIKRQQEQVDRFKKLERTKLPEDMPYKGMPGLSHEVVEKLNRVRPLSLGQASRISGVTPAAVSVLQVHLKKMGVL; encoded by the coding sequence ATGACTGATTTTGATATCGCCGTGATAGGGGCCGGACATGCTGGCTGTGAAGCGGCATTGGCTGCCGCGAGAATGGGCTGCAAGACCTTGGTCTGTATTATTAATGCCGACACCATCGGGGCCATGTCCTGCAACCCAGCTGTGGGCGGACTGGCTAAGGGGCATTTGGTTAAGGAGATTGATGCCTTGGGCGGTGAAATGGCGAAAAATATCGACGCCACCGGCATCCAGTTTCGTCGGTTAAACACCAGTAAGGGGCCAGCTGTTCGTTCTTCCCGAGCTCAGGCCGACCGCCTCCTCTATCAGCAGCGGATGAAGACGGTCCTGGAGCAGCAGGAAAACCTAGAAATTCGCCAGACCGTGGTGGATGAGATCCTGACAGAAAATGATCGGGTAGTCGGTATCCGTACCTCCCTGGACGAGGTCATTCAGGTCCGGGCCGTGGTGGTGGCCACGGGTACCTTTCTCAACGGTCTTATTCATATCGGGATGAAAAATTTTCCTGCTGGCCGGATGGGAGATGCCGCTTCCACCAGCCTGGCCCAGTGGTACCGCCGAATAGGTTTTGAGGTCGGCAGGATGAAGACCGGCACGGTTCCTCGGCTGGACGGCAAGACCATTGATTACTCCTTGTTGGAGCCCCAGTACAGTGATGATCCGCCAGCCCTGTTCTCCTTTGCCAATGCCCATAAGAAAAAACCGGACCTGCCCCAGCTGCCCTGTTATATCACCTATACCAATGAGCAGACCCATGCCGTCATCCGGAACGGGATTGGCCAGTCGCCCATGTACTCGGGCATCATTGAAGGCATCGGTGCCCGATACTGCCCGTCCATTGAAGATAAGGTGATGCGTTTTCCAGAAAAGGGACGGCATCAGATTTTTCTCGAACCGGAAGGGCTGGATACCGTTGAGGTCTATCCCAACGGTATTCCTACCAGCCTGCCTTTGCAGACCCAGGTTGAGCTGGTGCGCTCCATTGTCGGGCTGGAAAACGCCCGGATTATCCGGCCCGGTTATGCCATAGAATACGATTATATTGATCCGTTGGAGCTTAAACCCTCCTTGGAGACTAAGCGAGTCAGCGGTCTTTTTCATGCCGGGCAGATCAACGGGACCTCAGGGTATGAGGAAGCTGCGGCCCAGGGCCTGATGGCGGCCATTAATGCGGCGCATCTGGTGCGCGATCAGGCTCCTCTGATCCTGGATCGTTCTCAGGCCTATATAGGTGTCCTTATTGATGATCTGGTGACCTTGGGCACTAAGGAACCCTATCGCCTTTTTACCTCCAGGGCGGAATACCGACTATTGCTGCGCGAGGATAATGCGGATTTACGTCTGCGGGCTATTGGCTTTCAGCTCGGCTTGGTGGACGAGAAGACCTATCAGGGTTTTCTTGCTAAAAAGAAGGCTATTGAGCAGGGATGCGCGCGGCTCAATACGGTTCGTCTCAAACCCGTCTCCTCAGTCAATGAGGGATTATCCGCCCTAGGCAGTACGCCGTTGACCCAGGCCATGACCCTGACGGAGTTGCTGCGCCGACCAGAACTGCATCTGAAAGAGCTGACACCTCTGCTTGCAGAGCAGGCACCAGAGTTTTCTTTTTCCGAAGAGGAGCTTCGCTGTCAAGGGGAGATAGAGTTGCAAATCAAGTATGCTGGCTATATTAAGCGTCAGCAGGAGCAGGTTGATCGTTTCAAGAAACTGGAACGAACCAAACTGCCCGAGGATATGCCGTATAAGGGGATGCCTGGCCTTTCTCATGAGGTCGTTGAAAAACTCAACCGGGTTAGGCCCCTGTCGTTGGGTCAGGCCTCGCGTATTTCTGGGGTTACTCCGGCAGCGGTTTCTGTTCTTCAGGTGCATTTGAAGAAAATGGGGGTTCTATAA